The following nucleotide sequence is from Paeniglutamicibacter kerguelensis.
CAGCCACCTGTTCCGAGAGTGGACTCTCGCCCACGGCCCGGGCCACCCGTTGCGGCAGAGACAATTCACTCATGCTCATTTACGGTACGCCGACGCTGCGCCGCTGTATAGGGAGCGAGAACGGGTCGCCGGACAAGTCGGCGCCCGGGCGCGTTAACGGCAAAAGCCGCGGCCATCGGTTCCGCGCCTGCCCCGTGGCGGGGAAGGATAAGGAACGATGCCGCGGCTTGATGCCCGGAACCGGGGTTCCGGTGAAACTCTAGGCGTTCCACAATCCGTAGGAGTCGGCCAGGTCGGCGATCTTCTGGGCACGCGCAAGACGCGGCAGGTAGGAGCCGTCACCGACGGAGGCGCCGGCCGCGTGGGCGTCGAGCATGTCGTGGGCCCAGTGCAGTTCATCGGCGCTCGGCGAGAGGCCGAGGTTGATCTCGTCGACCTGGGTGCGGGAAAGCGCCAGCTTTCCGGTCATGCCCATGGAGGCGGTGATGGCCGATTCCGCCAGGACCTCTTCGGCGCCTGCGCCCGGTGCGGGCGGGCCGTCGATGGCGCCCGGCAACTTGCCGACTCGGGATGCAACAACAAGCTTGCCGCGCGCATAGGCCAGGGCCAGCGGGTCACCGGATACGCCGGTGTCCTTGCGGAAGTCATTCACGCCGAAGGCCAGGCGGAAGGTACCCGGTGCCGAAGCGATGGCCGTTGCGTTTTCGATGCCGACGGCCGACTCGACCAGTGCGAGCACCGGGGTGCCGGCCTGCAGACGCATGGCGGTGTAGGTGACCTGCTCGGGCTTTTCGGTCATGGCCAGCATGACGCCGCGAAGCCCCGGCGTCTTGGAAAGCGCCGCAAGGTCCTTGGCCCAGAAATCGGTATCGATTCCGTTGACGCGGACCCATGCCGTCATGCCGGTGGAAAGGGCCTCCACGACGCTGTCGCGTGCCTCGTCCTTTTTGTCGTCCGGGACCGCTGCCTCCATGTCGAAAATGACGGAGTCGGCCTCGGAGGCCAGTGCCGGTGCGAAGTCTTCCGGCTTGGAAGCGTTTACGAGCAGCCAAGAGCGCGAAAGTTTGGCTGGAAGGGAAGCTGCGCGACGGTTACGGAATGCCATATCAGATAGCCTACCGAGTTCTTTACCCAACCTTCCACCTAGCGTCGCTTCCAAGACTCGCCCTGGAGCCCTCGGATTCGACGTCGTCCCAAGCGGGCGTAATCTTTTGGTGTAGGAAACCACCTTGGTGGTTGATTGCGTGCACCAAACCGTAGGGCCGCAGAGTGGACATCTGAGCACGGCCCGCCAGCAGGAAGCTCGACCAACATGCCCGAAATTAGTACGGCGGAGCAATCGTCTCCGCACCTAGAGCGCGGGCTTACGAACCGCCATATTCAACTCATTGCCATCAGCGGTGCAATCGGCACCGGACTGTTCATGGGGTCGGGAAAAACCATTTCGGTTGCCGGACCCTCTGTGATATTTGTCTACATGATCATCGGCTTCATGCTGTATTTCGTCATGCGGGCCATGGGTGAATTGTTACTGAGCAATCTCGACTACAAGAACTTCTCTGACTTCGCAGGCGACCTTCTGGGGCCCTGGGCGGCATTCTTCACCGGCTGGACCTACTGGTTCTGCTGGGTGGTCACGGGCATCGCCGACGTCGTCGCCATCGCCCATTACGTGGCCTTCTGGTGGGGCGATCTGTCCCTCTGGATTCCGGCCCTCATCGCCATCGTTCTGCTGCTCGGATTGAACCTTCCGACAGTCAAGGCCTTCGGCGAAACCGAATTCTGGTTCTCGCTGGTCAAGATCGTTGCGATTGCCGCGCTGATCATCATCGGCCTGACCATGATCCTCACCGGGTTCGAGCACAACGGCACCCAGGCCTCGTTCTCCAACCTCTGGGAACACGGGGGCATGTTCCCCACAGGGATCACCGGCTTCATTGCAGGCTTCCAGATCGCCGTCTTCGCCTTTGTAGGCATCGAACTGGTCGGCACCACCGCGGCCGAGACCAAAGACCCGACCAAGACCCTGCCCAAGGCGATCAACTCGATTCCCGTGCGCGTTCTGCTCTTCTACGTGGGCTCGCTGGTCATCCTCATGGCAGTGCAGCCATGGGACATGTTCGACGCCGAGAACTCCCCGTTCGTGGGAATGTTCGCCCTGGCGGGGCTGGCCGGTGCGGCGGGCATCGTGAACTTCGTGGTGCTCACCTCCGCCGCCTCGAGCGCGAACTCGGGCATCTACTCGACCTCCCGAATGATCTACGGACTGGCCAACGAGGGCTCGGCTCCGAAGGCGTTCAGGAAGCTCTCGAGCAGCAGGGTCCCGCGCAACGCGCTGGTGTTCTCCTGCATGTTCCTGCTG
It contains:
- a CDS encoding HpcH/HpaI aldolase/citrate lyase family protein, which translates into the protein MAFRNRRAASLPAKLSRSWLLVNASKPEDFAPALASEADSVIFDMEAAVPDDKKDEARDSVVEALSTGMTAWVRVNGIDTDFWAKDLAALSKTPGLRGVMLAMTEKPEQVTYTAMRLQAGTPVLALVESAVGIENATAIASAPGTFRLAFGVNDFRKDTGVSGDPLALAYARGKLVVASRVGKLPGAIDGPPAPGAGAEEVLAESAITASMGMTGKLALSRTQVDEINLGLSPSADELHWAHDMLDAHAAGASVGDGSYLPRLARAQKIADLADSYGLWNA
- the cycA gene encoding D-serine/D-alanine/glycine transporter translates to MPEISTAEQSSPHLERGLTNRHIQLIAISGAIGTGLFMGSGKTISVAGPSVIFVYMIIGFMLYFVMRAMGELLLSNLDYKNFSDFAGDLLGPWAAFFTGWTYWFCWVVTGIADVVAIAHYVAFWWGDLSLWIPALIAIVLLLGLNLPTVKAFGETEFWFSLVKIVAIAALIIIGLTMILTGFEHNGTQASFSNLWEHGGMFPTGITGFIAGFQIAVFAFVGIELVGTTAAETKDPTKTLPKAINSIPVRVLLFYVGSLVILMAVQPWDMFDAENSPFVGMFALAGLAGAAGIVNFVVLTSAASSANSGIYSTSRMIYGLANEGSAPKAFRKLSSSRVPRNALVFSCMFLLAAVVLLYAGGSVSQAFTLVTTVSALCFMFVWSIILISYIVFRRRRPELHRASDFKVPGGSFMPYVVLAFFVFVLWSLTTQADTLQALIFTPIWFALVGIGYLVLRRNPAHLRLREAHREKVIAEYAALKEREAEKVSL